From one Mycobacterium colombiense CECT 3035 genomic stretch:
- a CDS encoding TetR/AcrR family transcriptional regulator, whose protein sequence is MAGGTKRLPRAVREQQMLDAAVQMFSVNGYHETSMDAIAAEAQISKPMLYLYYGSKEDLFGACLNREMGRFIDVVRADVDFQQSPKDMLRNTIASFMRYIDANRASWIVMYTQATSSQAFAHMVREGREQIIDLVAGLMRAGSRNPRSEREHEMMAVALVGAGEAVANRLSTGDVDVDEAAQLMIDLFWYGLKGSPAEREAAAAHPDAGGSDAAAD, encoded by the coding sequence ATGGCGGGTGGTACCAAGCGGCTGCCGCGTGCCGTTCGCGAGCAGCAGATGCTCGACGCCGCCGTGCAGATGTTCTCCGTCAACGGCTACCACGAGACCTCGATGGACGCGATCGCCGCCGAGGCGCAGATCTCCAAGCCGATGCTGTACCTGTACTACGGCTCCAAGGAGGACCTGTTCGGCGCCTGCCTGAACCGCGAGATGGGCCGGTTCATCGACGTGGTGCGCGCCGACGTGGATTTCCAGCAGAGCCCCAAAGACATGCTGCGCAACACCATTGCGTCGTTCATGCGTTACATCGACGCCAACCGGGCGTCATGGATCGTGATGTACACCCAGGCCACCAGCTCGCAGGCGTTCGCCCACATGGTCCGCGAGGGACGCGAGCAGATCATCGACCTGGTGGCAGGGCTGATGCGGGCGGGCAGCCGCAACCCGCGCTCCGAGCGCGAGCACGAGATGATGGCCGTGGCCCTGGTGGGCGCCGGCGAGGCGGTCGCCAACCGGCTCAGTACCGGCGACGTCGACGTCGACGAGGCTGCCCAGCTGATGATCGACCTGTTCTGGTACGGCCTCAAGGGCTCACCGGCCGAGCGGGAGGCCGCCGCGGCCCACCCCGACGCGGGCGGCTCGGACGCCGCCGCCGACTAG
- a CDS encoding chloride channel protein, which yields MRSGGPQERPGSDRGTLDFFCAVIVVGLLAGVAGLATTYVLRLVQHATYNYSFGAQLAGVAASSQIRRVVGPMIGAAVAGLGWWLLRRRAAVPPLAQTIAAREPVPRLSWSIDALLQVLLVGSGASLGREGAPRQFAAALSDLGTGWLKRLSPRDREVLLACAAGAGLGAVYAVPLAGALFSIRILLTTWQPRAVGAAFLSSGLAVAVGSAITRDQPNLQWPVEESTYLLTAHGLLLAPVALAVGLAFNWLMTVARPPRQMRTPLLIPALAGAGLVMGICSHWWPELPGNGRSILTVSLASGMTLLSALAILALKPLLTALFLRAGGAGGLLTPSLATGAAAGAALVLTINWATGAHLHVPAVSLAGAAGVLAVTQGSPIWAAIFVWELARPPLWLFLLFLLTATSAYGLKLLAQGRSSTQAG from the coding sequence ATTCGTTCAGGTGGCCCGCAGGAGCGCCCCGGCTCGGACCGCGGCACCCTCGACTTCTTCTGCGCGGTAATCGTCGTCGGGTTGCTCGCCGGAGTTGCCGGCTTGGCGACGACCTATGTGCTGCGCCTCGTCCAGCACGCCACCTACAACTACAGCTTCGGCGCGCAGCTGGCCGGGGTGGCCGCCAGCAGCCAGATACGGCGCGTGGTGGGCCCGATGATCGGCGCCGCCGTGGCGGGCCTGGGGTGGTGGCTGTTGCGGCGCCGGGCGGCGGTACCTCCACTGGCGCAGACCATCGCCGCCCGCGAACCGGTGCCGCGGCTTTCCTGGAGCATCGACGCGCTGCTGCAGGTGCTGCTCGTCGGATCGGGGGCATCGCTGGGCCGGGAAGGTGCGCCACGCCAATTCGCCGCGGCGCTCAGCGATTTGGGCACCGGATGGCTCAAGCGGCTCTCACCGCGCGATCGTGAGGTCCTGCTCGCCTGCGCGGCGGGCGCCGGGCTGGGCGCGGTGTACGCGGTGCCGCTGGCCGGCGCGTTGTTCTCGATCAGGATCCTGCTCACCACCTGGCAGCCGCGCGCGGTGGGCGCGGCGTTCCTGTCCTCCGGCCTGGCGGTCGCCGTCGGCTCGGCGATCACCCGCGATCAGCCCAACCTGCAGTGGCCGGTCGAGGAGTCGACGTACCTGCTGACCGCGCACGGATTGCTGCTGGCGCCGGTGGCTCTCGCGGTGGGGCTGGCCTTCAACTGGTTGATGACCGTGGCACGCCCGCCCCGCCAGATGCGGACTCCGCTGCTGATCCCCGCGCTCGCCGGAGCGGGATTGGTGATGGGGATCTGTTCGCACTGGTGGCCCGAGCTGCCCGGAAACGGCCGCAGCATCCTGACGGTCAGCCTGGCCAGCGGCATGACCCTGCTGTCGGCGCTGGCGATCCTGGCGCTGAAACCCCTACTGACCGCACTGTTTCTGCGCGCCGGCGGGGCCGGGGGATTGCTGACGCCCTCGCTGGCCACCGGCGCCGCCGCCGGGGCGGCGCTGGTCTTGACGATCAACTGGGCGACCGGCGCGCACCTGCACGTGCCCGCGGTGTCGCTGGCCGGCGCGGCCGGCGTGCTCGCGGTGACGCAGGGCTCACCGATCTGGGCGGCGATCTTCGTGTGGGAACTCGCCCGGCCGCCGCTGTGGCTGTTCCTGCTTTTCCTGCTGACCGCGACCAGTGCGTACGGCCTGAAACTGCTTGCGCAGGGCCGCAGTTCGACGCAGGCGGGCTAG
- a CDS encoding MaoC/PaaZ C-terminal domain-containing protein, which produces MNQPSGLKNMLRAAAGALPVVSRGSDLPTRSVTIEELPIDRANVAEYAGVTGLRYGNHVPLTYPFALTFPALMSLVTGFDFPFAAMGSVHTENHITQYRPIAVTDTVGVRVHAENLREHRKGLLVDLVTDVSVGNDTAWHQVTTFLHQQRTSLSDEPKPPPQKQPKLPPPSTVLRISPGLIRRYADVGGDHNPIHTNSVAAKLFGFPTVIAHGMFSAAAVLANIEAQIPDAVRYSVRFGKPVVLPATTGLYIDEHDGGWDISLRNIAKGYPHLTGTVRAL; this is translated from the coding sequence ATGAATCAGCCAAGCGGCCTGAAGAACATGCTGCGCGCGGCGGCCGGGGCCCTGCCCGTGGTGTCCCGCGGGAGCGACCTGCCCACCCGCTCGGTGACCATCGAGGAACTGCCGATCGACCGGGCGAACGTGGCCGAGTACGCGGGGGTCACCGGCCTGCGCTACGGCAATCACGTGCCGCTGACGTACCCGTTCGCGCTGACCTTTCCGGCGTTGATGTCGCTGGTGACCGGTTTCGACTTCCCTTTCGCCGCAATGGGATCGGTGCACACCGAAAACCACATCACGCAGTACCGCCCGATCGCGGTCACCGACACCGTCGGCGTGCGCGTGCACGCCGAGAACCTGCGCGAGCACCGCAAGGGGCTGCTGGTCGATCTGGTGACCGACGTCAGCGTGGGCAACGACACCGCCTGGCATCAGGTGACGACCTTCCTGCATCAGCAGCGGACCAGCCTGTCCGACGAGCCCAAGCCGCCCCCGCAGAAGCAGCCCAAGCTGCCGCCGCCGTCCACCGTGCTGCGCATCAGCCCGGGGCTGATCCGGCGCTACGCCGACGTCGGGGGCGACCACAACCCAATCCACACCAACTCCGTCGCGGCCAAGCTGTTCGGGTTCCCGACGGTGATCGCGCACGGAATGTTCAGCGCGGCAGCCGTATTGGCCAACATCGAGGCGCAGATTCCCGATGCGGTCCGGTATTCGGTACGCTTCGGCAAGCCGGTGGTGCTGCCCGCGACGACGGGGCTCTACATCGACGAGCACGACGGCGGCTGGGACATCTCGCTGCGCAACATCGCCAAGGGCTACCCGCACCTGACCGGCACGGTCCGGGCGCTCTAG
- a CDS encoding 3-oxoacyl-ACP reductase has translation MAPKASSDLFSQIVNSGPGSFLAKQLGVPQPETLRRYRAGDPPLAGALLIGGEGRVVEPLRAALDADYDLVGNNLGGRWADKFGGLVFDATGITTPEGLKALYEFFTPLLRNLGHSARVAVVGTTPDAAATPHERIAQRALEGFTRSLGKELRNGATVALVYLSPDAKPAATGLESTMRFILSAKSAYVDGQVFYVGDADSTPPADWDRPLDGKVAIVTGAARGIGATIAEVFARDGARVVAIDVESAAEALAETASRVGGTALWLDVTAPDAVDKITEHLREHHGGHADVLVNNAGITRDKLLANMDDARWDAVLAVNLLAPLRLTEGLVSNGTIGEGGRVIGLSSMAGIAGNRGQTNYATTKAGMIGLTQSLAPELYGKGITINAVAPGFIETQMTAAIPLATREVGRRMNSLLQGGQPVDVAETIAYFASPASNAVTGNVIRVCGQAMLGA, from the coding sequence GTGGCTCCCAAGGCTTCGTCCGATCTGTTCTCTCAGATCGTCAATTCCGGTCCTGGATCATTTCTCGCCAAGCAGCTCGGCGTTCCCCAACCCGAGACGCTGCGTCGCTACCGAGCCGGTGATCCGCCGCTGGCCGGGGCCCTGCTGATCGGCGGGGAGGGCAGGGTCGTCGAACCGCTGCGCGCGGCGCTGGACGCCGACTACGACCTGGTGGGTAACAACCTGGGCGGTCGGTGGGCCGACAAATTCGGCGGCCTGGTGTTCGATGCCACCGGCATCACCACGCCCGAGGGGCTGAAGGCTCTGTACGAGTTCTTCACTCCCCTGCTGCGCAATCTGGGCCATTCCGCGCGCGTGGCCGTGGTCGGCACCACTCCCGACGCCGCCGCCACCCCGCACGAGCGGATCGCGCAGCGGGCGCTCGAGGGCTTCACCCGCTCGCTGGGCAAGGAGCTGCGCAACGGCGCCACGGTGGCGCTGGTCTATCTGTCCCCGGACGCCAAACCCGCCGCGACGGGCCTGGAATCGACGATGCGGTTCATCCTGTCGGCCAAGTCCGCCTACGTCGACGGCCAGGTCTTCTACGTCGGCGACGCGGACTCCACTCCCCCGGCCGACTGGGACCGCCCGCTGGACGGCAAGGTCGCCATCGTCACGGGCGCGGCCCGCGGTATCGGTGCGACGATCGCCGAGGTGTTCGCCCGCGACGGCGCGCGCGTGGTCGCGATCGACGTGGAGTCGGCCGCCGAGGCGCTCGCCGAGACGGCCAGCCGGGTCGGCGGCACCGCGCTGTGGCTCGACGTCACCGCCCCCGACGCCGTCGACAAGATCACCGAGCATCTGCGCGAACACCACGGCGGCCACGCCGACGTGCTGGTCAACAACGCCGGCATCACCCGCGACAAGCTGTTGGCGAACATGGACGACGCCCGCTGGGATGCCGTCCTGGCCGTCAATCTGCTTGCGCCGCTGCGCCTTACCGAAGGGCTGGTGTCCAACGGCACCATCGGCGAGGGCGGCAGGGTGATCGGCCTGTCGTCGATGGCCGGCATCGCAGGCAACCGCGGCCAGACCAACTACGCGACGACCAAGGCCGGCATGATCGGCCTCACCCAGTCGCTGGCCCCGGAGCTGTACGGCAAGGGCATCACGATCAACGCCGTCGCGCCGGGATTCATCGAGACCCAGATGACGGCCGCCATCCCGCTGGCCACCCGCGAGGTCGGACGCCGGATGAACTCGCTGCTGCAGGGCGGGCAGCCCGTCGACGTCGCGGAAACCATCGCCTACTTCGCCAGCCCGGCTTCGAATGCGGTGACGGGCAACGTCATTCGTGTCTGCGGCCAGGCCATGCTGGGCGCATAG
- a CDS encoding acetyl-CoA C-acetyltransferase gives MAPASSDASKQRSSERRRVAVLGGNRIPFARSDGAYAEASNQDMFTAALGGLVDRFGLAGERLGVVVGGAVLKHSRDFNLTRECVLGSQLSSYTPAFDLQQACGTGLQAAVAAAEGIAAGRYEVAAAGGVDTTSDAPIGLGDNLRRTLLKLRRAKSNVQRLKLVGTLPATLGVEIPVNSEPRTGLSMGEHQALTAKKMGISRVTQDELAAASHRNMAAAYDRGFFDDLVTPFLGLYRDDNLRADSSAEKLAKLRPVFGVKAGDATMTAGNSTPLTDGASVALLATDEWAAAHSLTPLAYLVDSETAAVDYVNGRDGLLMAPTYAVPRLLARNGLSLQDFDFYEIHEAFASVVLCHLQAWESEEYCKERLGLDAALGSIDRAKLNVNGSSLAAGHPFAATGGRILAQAAKQLAQRKAEQKGGGTVRALVSICAAGGQGVAAILEA, from the coding sequence GTGGCCCCTGCAAGCTCTGACGCAAGCAAACAGCGCAGTTCCGAGCGGCGGCGCGTGGCCGTCCTGGGCGGCAACCGCATCCCGTTCGCCCGGTCGGACGGGGCTTACGCGGAGGCGTCCAACCAGGACATGTTCACCGCGGCCCTGGGCGGGCTGGTGGATCGCTTCGGCTTGGCCGGCGAACGGCTGGGCGTGGTGGTCGGCGGCGCCGTGCTCAAGCACAGCCGGGACTTCAACCTCACCCGCGAATGCGTGCTCGGGTCCCAGCTGTCCTCCTACACGCCCGCATTCGACCTGCAGCAGGCCTGCGGAACCGGGCTGCAGGCGGCCGTCGCCGCCGCCGAGGGCATCGCGGCCGGGCGCTACGAGGTGGCCGCCGCAGGCGGCGTGGACACCACCTCCGACGCTCCCATCGGCCTGGGCGACAACCTGCGCCGCACCCTGCTCAAGCTGCGCCGGGCCAAGTCCAACGTGCAGCGGCTGAAGCTGGTCGGCACGCTGCCCGCGACCCTGGGCGTCGAGATCCCGGTCAACAGCGAACCCCGCACCGGGCTGTCGATGGGGGAGCACCAGGCGCTCACCGCCAAGAAGATGGGCATCTCCCGGGTGACCCAGGACGAGCTGGCCGCGGCCAGCCACCGCAACATGGCCGCCGCGTACGACCGCGGCTTCTTCGACGACCTGGTCACGCCGTTCTTGGGGCTGTACCGCGACGACAACCTGCGGGCGGACTCGTCGGCGGAGAAGCTGGCGAAGCTGCGTCCGGTGTTCGGCGTGAAGGCCGGCGACGCGACGATGACGGCCGGCAACTCGACTCCGCTGACCGACGGGGCGTCGGTGGCCCTGCTGGCCACCGACGAGTGGGCGGCCGCTCATTCGCTGACCCCGCTGGCCTACCTGGTCGATTCGGAGACCGCGGCGGTCGACTACGTCAACGGGCGCGACGGCCTGCTGATGGCCCCGACTTACGCGGTGCCGCGGCTGCTCGCCCGCAACGGCCTGAGCCTGCAGGACTTCGACTTCTACGAGATCCACGAGGCCTTCGCGTCGGTGGTCCTGTGCCACCTGCAGGCCTGGGAGTCCGAGGAGTACTGCAAGGAGCGGCTCGGCCTGGACGCCGCGCTGGGCTCGATCGACCGGGCCAAGCTCAACGTCAACGGGTCCTCGCTGGCCGCCGGCCACCCGTTCGCCGCCACCGGCGGGCGGATCCTGGCGCAGGCCGCCAAGCAGCTCGCGCAGCGCAAGGCCGAACAGAAGGGCGGCGGCACCGTGCGCGCCCTGGTCTCGATCTGTGCGGCCGGCGGTCAGGGTGTCGCCGCCATCCTGGAGGCGTGA